The genomic stretch acacggtcataaaaaaaaatcacctcgaAAACGGTTTAGAGGTTAAAAACACTGAGAGCACTACCCGTAAAGCTTAATGGAATAATtatcctataaatatatatacatttattatttaataaactGTGGTTTGACATTGAAGAAGATGCCTTTCTTGAAAGCCAAAGATAACGCCGTCAACGACGGTGGTTGCTAGGGTTTAATAATTGGAGATAAAGTTTAAAAAGACCGTACACGTATCACGTAcgtgtgaagaagaagaagaagaagaattaatATAATATCTAAGGTAGCTATATACTTTTCCTTTATATATACGAATTCATTATAGTCTCTACTCTTCCAGATTAAGCAAGCACCCTTTGATATTTTCTGTGTGTCttataataataattagtttTAACTTGATCAAACTTGGCTACTTTTCTCATTTTTGTTGAAGCTCTAGCTAGCTAAGAAGGAGGAGGAAAATGGAGAAAAGGGTTATTGATTACATGTTGGTGCCATTTGGACTTTTGGCTATGGTGGCTTATCATTGCTGGCTTCTGTACAGAGTTAGATATCAGCCCGCCACCACCGTCATCGGTGTCAACGCCATGTACCGCCGCTTCTGGGTCCGTGCTATGATGGAGGTGAACTGtgttcctctctctctctctctctctctatatatatatatatatacttctgTTAGTTATTATAAAAATTTCATTTTAAAAAACTATTGAAAACAACtctaaaatttacatttttattCATCATTTAATTTTCAGAATCACTTCTCGtactataaaaataaaaataaaaacattaagtcgagaaaatgataaaattcaaaataatcaattttaaaaaattaataagatgaactccctctctctctctctctctatatatatatatatataaagattgaTAGATTTAATTAGTTCATAATGttgatttttcaatttattttctgTTCAAgtggtttatatttattttttttcatatacttttacaatgtatataataattaaaaaaaaaattaaaaagatattttaccatgataattgtttaaaaataataaataaaattaataaataattaaacaaattaaaatacaatatttttgagatattttacaattatattacattaaacatataatatataattttttgttgtcactctcaaatttaaaaattaaaacaaacataaacttaaataaaaataaataaattatttaattaaaatatgataattatttgaaatttatatgatattaatataaatttaataaaaagaaTTAATGAAATCTATAAATAATACTAAAAGAACGTGCATAATATATATATCCtccattttctaaaaaaattatgacCAATTAATACATACTCGAACAAAATATATAAGAGTTCTATTTTCTTAGTAGTAGTATTATTATTTTGGCATCCAATTTTAATTTTTCTCAAGATTTGTTAcacatattttaaatattatcaCATGTgcattatattaattaatgtatGAAAActattaaattttagaaaaaagaATTAAAATGTACTTATGAGATCTTTATGAGATCAATCAATATACAGCTAAACCTAAACCACTTCTCATCACTtctaaacgacatgtcgttttgttTGCAGGAtgtgaaaaaaaatggaatgGTTTCTGTTGAGACATTGAGAAACAACATGATGGCGTCGACCCTTTTGGCCTCAGTGGCCATAATGCTCAGTTCTCTAATCGCTGTGCTGATGGCCAGCGGTGGCAGAAACAAAACTGAGTTGTTCGTTTTTGGAGACAAAAGTGAGGCCAGCTTATCTGTTAAGTACTTTTGCATATTGGCTTGCTTCTTAGTGGCCTTCATATTCAACGTCCAATCTATAAGGTAttgcttttctctgcggttttttttcttaatatactACAGTTTTTAGGAGTACCGAGAAGAGCAGTGTATACGACCGTGTTTATATAGTAATATAGATAGTGGATTATGTTTCTAATTAATGTATTTTGAGTAGGGATGGTAAAAAATCCCGGCGAATTGGGGTGGGTCGGAGCCTTGACCCGACGGGGCGCCCCTAATCCGAATATAACCGGAGCAATAACGGGGTGGGTCGAGATCCGACCTGACCCGCTAGCAATTGAAGCGAGTCGGATCACGACCCgacctgatttttttttttaataaagaaattaaaaaaaaaactaattctACTACTATTTAGGGTAATCTAcaatccaaatatatatatatatatataaataagacaaagtatatttaagagagatagatgagaaaattgatgttttgttttgaagtatattaatttttttttattttaatatgcaagatcatttataaaaaaaattagacagCTCATTTATGTCTAGTATGAGAGATTTTttttgccatttatttttatattgtaacatattttaaaaaattaatctttgttttattaaagaaaaaaaaaaccttatcgATCAAGTCTGACCTGCTCAATCATATCTGGGGCGGATCTGACCCGACCCGTATCAAATACCTTAATGCGGCGAGTCGAGTTTAGCGGATCTTTAGTGGAGCGGGGCcaacccgccccatttacatccctaatTTTAGGCTTAATTGGTGTCAAGTACATAAAAACAGGACTTAATTAATAATCAAAACCTTAGCAAAGGCATAAGCATGTATATATAAATgcatgtgtgttgttttgttttgTAGGTACTTTAACCAAGCAAGCATTCTAATCAACGTGCCATACAAAAAGAAATCACAAAATGATCAACACCAGCAATTGAATGTTGATTTTGTAGAGAGGAATGTGCACAGAGGAAGCTTTTTCTGGTCTCTAGGGTTGCGTACTTTCTACTTCTCTTTCACTCTCTTCTTATGGATATTTGGTCCTCTTCCCATGTTTGTTTCTAGCTTGGTTTTGATTTTCATGCTCTATTTCTTGGATGTTTCCTTTGAATATGGCCGAGTTGTTGATGTTTCTGATACCGACATTAGTTACTAAAAAGGGAATTGTTCACAAAGAGGTGGCGTACTGCTATTGGTGCAATTCAATATCGGGTCTcacacatttaaattaaatttaataaatattatgagatATCGCTAACCAAATATAGAGTgtcacctcatgtggtgttgggcATTTTAAAgtgtcaaataacaacactcaATTGATGAGGAACTTGAGATTGGGAGaccaataatttaatttttttttttttttggttgttaGGTTGGTCAACttcttagaaaataaaatatgtgtaaTTTATGTTGTGTAATATTATTCAATCCAAGTGGGAGTTATAGATGTCATTATTTAAATAACAATGCATGCCAATAGtgtaaatttaatatatatatatatatatcttgattTGAGTGTTTAGTTTATTGGCTTATTATTTGTACTCTTAAATATTCtgtattttcatttatttttatacaTTACATAAGGTGATAAAGTGCTTATCAACTTGGGATGCTTCCCTATTAACTTGATCCTTatttctaccaaaaaaaaaattatcattgaaaatttcaagggACTGTTGCTTGAAAATTGAAAGAGGAAGTTGATATGTCTAGGCAAACATGTTTAAGTTTCCATATAAGTATGATACTTGTGAATAATTGGTCTCCATGTATATAAACATCACATGGACcctttattaatattaattggaCAACAAGACCCTACTCAGTCTTCTTATAGTTAGATTTTGTtagaattaaattttttttttcttttggttatTTTGTAACATAATCGCtattacaaaaataatataaGATCACGTTTGTATGTCATGCATAAAAAATCTTGGAGGTTATTATGTCTAAACTTTTGTGTGACATAATTATTGAATGATTATCTAATGCTATAAAGCTATAATATATTATGTCtcacataaaataatataataaatttacacaaaaatatgaaatgaattaCTTATTACGTCTCACTTTGTGTGACATAATAATTCCCAACATCATTACATATAAGCTCaaattcattttctttttcttttctaaaaaaaaaaacaaaataattccTAAAGTCCTAACCATATTTGTTTGTCTATTTCAATTGCTTATCCAagcataattaaatttatatcataTTAATTTTATAAGCACTTAAATATACTCctaaaatataatgaatataCTCATTTAATACCCcgtattttatcaaaatataatttttgtatCCTATATTCTCAATAATAATCATCGGGTACCTTATAATTTTGTAAGTCGATATAAAATGATACTCTGAGTTCAAATTTCGccattaatttttttactatgaCCGAATTTCCCTCAATTGTAATGATTTAAttcaatatataaaatatttagaaaaaaataagttaacttatgattttttttttttgaaaattggttttaaatttaaaattaattaaaaacatattttaattaataaaaaaattaatcatatCAATTAATTAACTTCAgttttctttaattaaatttatgAAGAGCATGAGCAATTTATATTCTTGATTAACATGAGCAACAACAAAATACTCATCATCACGCCCAAAATCACAAAATCACACTCAACCCTCAACACACAAAATcacacactacaacaaaaatctGGTATACCGGCGGAACTATTACCGGCGGAGtcagtccgccggtaataatactaTCTTTACCGGCGGAAAACTGAATCCGCCGGTATTAATcatgttttttaattttgtttttattttttaaattatttgattattaccggcggaaaaTCTATTATTTCCGGCGGACAATCCGCCGACAATAATCAAATTTTATTCACGCGGTAAACCTGCCGCCCAATTTAATTTTCGCTTATTGCCGGCGGATTATTGCCGGCgggctccgccggtaataataataaaaatattaccgTTAAATACTATTACCGGCGGAACTATTATTGCCGGCGGACCTCCACCGGCAATAATATTCTATATATTGTGGCCATCCGTCTCCTTCGCCTCCGTTCGTCCGAGTGCCCAGAATTTCTCAAAAAAACTCTCAAAAAACTCTCCTTCGACTCCGTTCGTCCGAGGCAATATCCACCATTTTCAAAGGTTTTTGGGATTATATTCAGCATTATTTCATCACAAGCGGTCTGGGtatgtagttatatattttttattgcaatctattttatttttctgatattgtttgagttatatttttgagttgagttataattacaattttttgtttttctaaTATCATGTATatcttttcatattttttttggcTGATTGTATTTTTaatcaaatacatatataataaaaagttTGGGTTAATATTTGGTTatgaacaatttttttaattatatatattgaatttaaaTATTCCATTAACttacaactaatatatatatgtttatatttcaGGACTTCATTGGCAGAGTACTGAATCTTGCTATTGTTTGACTACAGGTAAGTAATTTTGTATTtcatacatttttattttgtttatttagttttaaaatatatgaaaatattgTTAGATATTAGGACAtggataattttttattattgttaaattgTTATTATAATGTTAGAATGTTATAATGtatttttgttatagtttaattaaaattattttaatattatgaagtttagattttaataaatttgttattaataaattgttattattaaaaaaatagtttaatggtagataaataaaatattaataaataatataataaatattaaattatagaaaaaagttattttaataacTTAGAAAGGAATTGAtatgagaataataaaaattaaataattaaaaatgtatttattaaaaagtaagtattaaataatatatgtaaacaattattaagtaattatataaaagagtagttatataattaattaaataaaaataatttcaattaattaGATATTAATTATTCAGCTTTTAAAATAGTTATAATTAAATAtgtggaataaataaataaataaatgattaatttatttattattaattaaatgaatattaaataaataaataattaagtattaattaaataaataaatttttagtaaatgaaaaattagataatagataattaattaattaaataaataaataattaattaattaagtataaattaaataattagtaaacattagataataataagttatttaaataacggaaaaattatataatagataactaattaaataaataaataaataattaattaagtataaattaaataattagtaaacattagataataataatttatttaaataaagcaaaaattagataataattaactaattaattaaataattaggaaagatttaaattaataatatgataaataaataattaagttttaattaaataatttattttaagtaaaggaaaaattagataatagataaataattaaataaataaagaattaattaattaatttagtaattaattaatttaattataattaattaaataattaggaaagatttaaattaataatatgataaataaataattaaatgaatattaaataaataaataattaagtattaattaaataatttattttaaataaaggaaaaattagataatagataaataattaaataaataaagaattaattaattaatttagtaattaattaatttaattataattaattaataattaattaaataattaggaaagatttaaattaataatatgataaataaataattaaatgaatattaaataaataaataattaagtattaattaaataatttattttaaataaaggaaaaattagataatagataaataattaaataaataaataattaattaattaatttaattataattaattaattaaataattaggaaagatttaaattaataatatgataaataaataattaaatgaatattaaataaataaataattaagtattaattaaataatttattttaagtaaaggaaaaattagataatagataaataattaaataaataaataattaattaattaatttaattataattaattaaataattaggaaagatttaaattaataatatgataaataaataattaaatgaatattaaataaataaataattaagtattaattaaataatttattttaagtaaaggaaaaattagataatagataaataattaaataaataaataattaattaattaatttagtaattaattaatttaattataattaattaaataattaggaaagatttaaattaataatatgataaataaataattaaataaataaataattaagtattaattaaataatttattttaagtaaaggaaaaattagataatagataaataattaGATAGCATAAAATATGATGACaaaacataaaatagcataaaactattaaatgtttataatagactattataaacattttataaCACTTTAAAATATAAGACTATTCACATATCGTAAACTTATATActtttataacactttagatggcgattgacaagacttggacgacattgagaaatcgtgcttgtcGAGAATATTGGAACGGTCTACAAGCTGTCTTGACGATGGCGTCGGAATATAAGGATTCCTCTGGTagaattaggtgtccgtgtgtTAGATGCATAAACAATAGGCTTGAAACTTTACCTATGGTGAAAGCACACGTATTCGATTGGGGTTTTCATCAAGGTTACGAGAAGTGGATATATCACGGTGAAGCAGAAGCAGATGTTGCCAATGTGGTGGACGCCAACGATGATGATGTTGATGAGATGATTCCGATGGTCGAAGACTTCCTTCTACCTACAACCGAAGAAGTTGAAAATAATCCTGCGGCGGGACAATTTTATGACGATCTGTTTGACGAGATAGAGGCTGAGTTATATCCTGGTTGTCATTGGATATCTTCTCTTAACTTTTTAGCAAAATTattgcatttgaaagttagaggcaAGATTCCGAATAAAATCTTCGATGAATTACTGAAATTACTAAAGCTTGCATTTCCGAAGGgaaataaaattccatcaaccTACTACGAGGCTAAAAAAAGATTACAGAAATTAGGGTTAGGGTACGAGTCAATTCATGTATGTGAACATGACTGTTGTTTGTTTTACAAAGAGCATTCAACTAAAGAGACTTGTCCAATttgcggaagtagtagatggatttcTCCTGAAAAAACGGATGGAAAAAAGGTACcacataaggtgatgcgttactttccattgacTCCTCGATTAAAAAGACTGTACAGTTCAAGACTTACAGCGAAGCAAATGTTATGGCACTATACTGGGAAATCAAAAGACGATGGGATAATGAGACACCCAGTGGATGGGTTAGCGTGGAAGGATTTCGATGCCAAACATCCTGATTTTGCTAGTGAACCTCGGAATGTTCGTTTAGGTTTAGctgcagatggtttcaatccgttTGGCAACATGAGTCAAGCATATagtatgtggcctgtggtgttggctaACTACAATCTTCCACCTTGGATGTGTATGAAAGATAATAATTTCATATTATCCATTCTTATTCCTGGACCAAAATCACCGGGAAAGGGCATGGATATATTCTTGAGACCTTTTAAAAGGTgttgaaacaagatttaatcgTCTTGATCGCAATGAAGATGAGGTGACACCAAGAAATCTCTTTGTATTTCAATCGCAATGTCGACCTATAACAAAAGAAACTCTAAAGCCTCTTGATCGTGCGACTCGTGAACAAGCAGAGTG from Humulus lupulus chromosome 5, drHumLupu1.1, whole genome shotgun sequence encodes the following:
- the LOC133778816 gene encoding uncharacterized protein LOC133778816, which codes for MEKRVIDYMLVPFGLLAMVAYHCWLLYRVRYQPATTVIGVNAMYRRFWVRAMMEDVKKNGMVSVETLRNNMMASTLLASVAIMLSSLIAVLMASGGRNKTELFVFGDKSEASLSVKYFCILACFLVAFIFNVQSIRYFNQASILINVPYKKKSQNDQHQQLNVDFVERNVHRGSFFWSLGLRTFYFSFTLFLWIFGPLPMFVSSLVLIFMLYFLDVSFEYGRVVDVSDTDISY